The Oculatellaceae cyanobacterium region CTGAACCAGCTTGCTTAATTGTGGAGCTGAAAATTGAACCTGTCCGTTAACTTGAGGGAGTTCTGCTGGATGAGTTCCCGTAGCTAGATAAATGATTGTCATCCCTAAACTATACAAATCGGAAGCCGGTACAGCCTGCCCACCAAATTGCTCTAAGGGAATATAACCATAGCTGCCAACAATTGTAATCGTGCCACTTTCTTTAGTAACAGCCGTTTGCACAGAGCCAAAATCTACTAAGTAGATGTTACCAATGCTATTTCCAGAGCGATTAGTCAGCAGGATGTTGCTCGGTTTGATATCTCGATGAATGACTACAGGTATTTGTCCGTGAAGATAGTTCAAAATGTCCAAGAGTTTATCGGCTAATTCTCTTAACTCCGCTTCTGTAAACTTCTGTCCTTCTCGAATAAGCGTATCTAATGAAGGAGCATCAATATAAGTCTGCACTAAGGCAAAGGCATGATAGAATCCTTCTTGGAATTGAAAGTAATCTAAATATTGCGGGATGGCTGGATGCTCTAGATTTTGCAGGATTTTAGCTTCTCGTTCAAACAGTTTTAGCTCGTCCCACTGAAAATCTTGGTCGAAAAGTAAAATTTTGATGATTACTAGATTGTCAGAATGTGAATCCTGTGCCAAAAAAGTTCGTCGTCCAGCATTCTTACTCAGTTGTTTGCAGATTTGATATCGATTATTCAGTAAACTCTTGTTCATGTTATTTCTCCAAGTTGACGTAAGAATAGTCAGGAGCCATAATTCAGGAGGTCTGCGTGTTTTTTGATATTGCCCTCCTCTACTCTAGAGGACATTAGTTTATCCTCCTCAAAGGATCTCTATTTCAATAAAAATTAATCTGAGGAATTTTGCTTTATTTGATTTAGAGCCTATCCGAAAAGTCCTTTTAAGAGTATTTAACCGCAGATGAACGTAGATATTTAAGAGTGATTATCTATTTTTCGGATAGGCTCTAAGTGACCAAGAAAAGACCTATCAAAAACACTGAAATCATTAGTGGTTATGGATTAAAATGTGATCGCGAGCTTTTAAATCCTATGTATGAAAAAACGTTTATTAGCGTATATAAAATGTTATTAAGGTTTCTAATGGTTGATACCATCAAGTAATAATTTGATGCCTGATGATGAGAAACCCAATTTGTACTACAACTTGATAGCGGTTGTTTTTGTCACGGGTTGCTACAGTTGAGACTAGGAGATAGGGGCAATGAAGGAAAGGAAGCCAAGCAGCATTACTTATGAAGCGGCATCTCAGAATTTAGAGAATAAAGCACAGGCATGGCTCAAGGCTACTCATGAGCTACTAGCAGCCACAAAGGAATACGATCACGTTTCTCTCCTGTTAATCAAGGTGTTCTTTGAGATGGGTCTAGAGTTCCCAGACCTGGGCGTAAGCGGCGGAGCCTTCGAGGTGGCGGGACAATCTGACAAGATTGCGGCAATCCTCGAAAGAATAGAGAAATACTCATAGTCTATATAGACACAACTCTAATTTAAGCAAATAGGCTTTTGCACAGATCTCGCCCGATTTTTCCCCGCCGATTTTGGTAGCATGGCTTGAATTCCTAACAATCTGGTTTGTTACAGGTGATCACGTTTCTTGGTCGGAGTGTAACCGCTCATTTTCATAGGCTTTTGTCAAATCTACTCTTTATAATTCCGAAAAACTACTGATGTATTCAGATAATAGCTCTGCTATTATCAAACAAATTTATATTCCTTGTCATCACAAGCGAAAAAAGAAGCAATATCAAACCTTAATTTGATCTAAGGAATTTTTCTTTTGATAAGTAATCAAGTTAAATCTTTTGTTCGCTCTTTTGTTTTTGCCGGATTAATGGTTATTTGTCCAGTTTTTGTCCAAAAAGTGATGGCTGGAGAGAAGTTGCCATTTGATCCAGGTGCTAAGTTTTCAATGTCTCGCGCAATAAGTACAGAGCACAAAGGATATGATTTTGTACCTCCCAGTGATGGTTATTATGCTCGTTCTTCACGAGCAGGAACTGTTGCTGCAGTTGGTTATGATTCATCAGGTGGGTGTTCTATAGCAAACTTGCCTTCTGGCTTTGGCTATCGTGTTGTTATAAAGCATGAGGATAATACCTATACCATTTATGCACACTTGAAAGAAAATACTTTTAAAGTGAGCCTAAATCAATTTATACCCCAAGGCACCCAGCTTGGGGTAATAGGTAGTTCTGGTTGCTCAACCGGACGACACCTTCATTTCCAAAAATCAGATGAACAGTATGGGAGTAGATATCAATCAGTAGCATTTGATGAACCAATTACTGATTGGTCTTCAATCTATTCCCAGAACTATGGAACCGATATTCTTGCTCCAATACTTCAACCTTTACTTTCCAACTAAAACCTAAGAGACTTTGTAGATCTATAGAAATCAAGGAGATTAGTTATGCTTCGTAAACTTTTAGTTCTTGTTCCGATAGTTGCTGCCCTCAATATCACTCCAGCTTTTGCCCAAGCGATAATAATATTTGCAGTACCAACTGATTGGCGTTTAGAAAATTATCCTGGCTCTAATATAACACTGTGGAATACTGGAAGCAATTGTGCTAGCGGAAAACTTAGCTTTCCCTCAACTGCGACTGAAGCTGATAAAAATCGTTTGTTTTCTATGATTATGTTAGCAAAAGCTACATCAAGACCTGCGGGAATTTATTACATTAACACCAATGGAAATTGTGTAATTCAGAGCTTCTATTTACAGGGTAACAAATAGTAATGGAGTAAACAAATATAAAGCATAGGAACAAATTCAGATACGAAAATCTGCTGAAGTTTAATAAATCAATAGAGGTATCAAAATAGCTTGAGAGCCTCTTATGAAGCTTGGCAACAGCTTGATTAAAATTGTTTCCAAGAAATATAATGTTTGTAGTAATTCCTCACGCTTTGTAAGCACCTGGACGAAAGCGATCGCGCACCACATCCGCCGCCATATAGTTAATACCAGCAACTTAGGCGGCTTGTTCATTCCTTCCTATCATTAATTTGATTTTGTTGCGGTTATAGGGCAATCTGACGGGAGTTTTTCGGAGAGGGTAGC contains the following coding sequences:
- a CDS encoding M23 family metallopeptidase, whose protein sequence is MISNQVKSFVRSFVFAGLMVICPVFVQKVMAGEKLPFDPGAKFSMSRAISTEHKGYDFVPPSDGYYARSSRAGTVAAVGYDSSGGCSIANLPSGFGYRVVIKHEDNTYTIYAHLKENTFKVSLNQFIPQGTQLGVIGSSGCSTGRHLHFQKSDEQYGSRYQSVAFDEPITDWSSIYSQNYGTDILAPILQPLLSN